A window of the Arachis duranensis cultivar V14167 chromosome 5, aradu.V14167.gnm2.J7QH, whole genome shotgun sequence genome harbors these coding sequences:
- the LOC107490187 gene encoding uncharacterized protein LOC107490187 (The sequence of the model RefSeq protein was modified relative to this genomic sequence to represent the inferred CDS: added 101 bases not found in genome assembly), whose translation MARGVILSTPCLTASTSSLLASFSKTPPKSFKLSLSSHLLHHHQPCTLPLTCCFSVSSSEAQCSIDLSKYREAFSRRMAMAGLKPHHPIALGVSGGPDSMALCVLTARWKTAGANAVNTDSGGFIDGLLAIIVDHGLRAESKEEANIVCRRVSKMGIRCEIASCDWSSGKPKQGQLQEAARDMRYQSFQKVCAENQIGILLVAHHADDQAELFILRLSRNSGVLGLAGMPFTSQIFPTHAHSYDKVQANHGILLVRPLLEFSKEDMYKICHGVSEDWVEDPTNQSPLFTRNRIRMALSDLSSTTFKSELRRMISVCRITRTYIDQVCYSLMSRALLVKNHGYAVIDLMNLCPSKIEDLCLAKFLLVVIQFISQRQKQIRGSALKLLMEYIRTFPSKNSLTAAGCYLCPDPGSSGSRILVCCSVDCNAPIKLEFFESCSHGGKEHGVTIELGKIIEAKKSYANNVVPDASDVHFLDVNPEFILIEAKRLNIISESTYKSILALQKEETDRFRSKSEVIANSGSTNEAESFSTSVKYLQQRQFCYFMDRFILTWKLDDKFDGDSLSDIVDYGVDLGGENWNFCFTSCVIGPNKVLEVRHMVESDWLYLAELSKYPHCKNLLPTQITEKASGCLQYASASAKRAFNITLMAQNT comes from the exons ATGGCGCGAGGGGTGATCCTCTCTACGCCATGTCTCACTGCTTCTACTTCTTCACTCTTAGCTTCCTTCTCCAAAACCCCACCAAAAAGTTTCAAACTTTCACTCTCCTCGCACCTTCTGCATCATCACCAACCATGCACTCTCCCTCTTACTTGCTGCTTCTCCGTCTCATCTTCTGAAGCACAATGCTCAATCGACTTGTCAAAGTACAGAGAAGCTTTTTCCAGGCGCATGGCTATGGCGGGACTCAAACCTCATCACCCTATTG CTTTGGGAGTCTCTGGTGGTCCTGATAGTATGGCACTCTGTGTCTTAACCGCTCGCTGGAAAACTGCTGGTGCTAATGCTGTCAACACTGACAGTGGTGGTTTCATTGATGGTCTATTGGCAATTATTGTTGATCATGGACTGCGTGCAGAGAGCAAAGAGGAGGCCAACATTGTTTGTCGCCGTGTTTCCAAAATGG GAATCAGATGCGAGATTGCCAGCTGTGATTGGTCAAGTGGCAAGCCGAAACAGGGTCAGTTGCAAGAAGCTGCTCGTGATATGAG aTATCAAAGCTTTCAAAAAGTTTGTGCTGAAAACCAGATTGGCATACTACTTGTTGCACATCATGCAGATGATCAG gctgaattatttattttaaggcTTTCTCGAAATAGTGGTGTGCTTGGACTTGCAGGCATG CGGCCTCTTTTGGAATTTTCAAAGGAAGATATGTACAAG ATCTGCCATGGGGTAAGTGAGGATTGGGTGGAAGACCCTACAAATCAAAGCCCACTATTCACACGAAATAGGATTAGAATGGCACTCAGTGATTTGTCATCAA CTACATTCAAATCTGAGCTCCGAAGAATGATTTCTGTATGTCGGATAACACGGACATATATTGATCAAGTTTGCTATAGCTTGATGA CATGGATATGCTGTTATTGATCTAATGAACCTTTGTCCTTCAAAAATTGAGGATTTATGCTTGGCTAAGTTTCTTTTGGTAGTCATCCAG TTTATCTCTCAAAGGCAGAAGCAAATCAGAGGTAGTGCTTTGAAATTGCTGATGGAGTACATTCGAACATTTCCTTCCAAG AACTCTCTTACAGCGGCAGGTTGTTACCTTTGCCCCGATCCAGGTTCCAGTGGGTCCAGAATCCTGGTTTGCTGTTCTGTTGATTGTAATGCACCCATAAAGTTGGAATTTTTCGAGTCATGCTCTCATGGAGGAAAGGAGCATGGTGTTACCATTGAGTTGGGAAAAATTATAGAGGCCAAAAAATCATATGCAAATAATGTGGTTCCAGATGCATCAGATGTCCACTTTTTGGATGTGAATCCCGAGTTTATTTTAATAGAAGCCAAAAGACTGAACATAATCAGTGAGTCAACTTATAAGAGCATTCTTGCATTGCAAAAGGAAGAAACTGATCGCTTCAGGTCCAAATCTGAGGTCATTGCTAATTCTGGATCGACGAATGAAGCCGAAAGTTTTAGTACTTCTGTAAAATATCTTCAGCAAAGGCAGTTCTGTTACTTCATGGATCGATTCATCCTCACATGGAAGTTAGACGATAAATTTGACGGAGATTCACTTTCTGACATAGTTGATTATGGTGTTGATTTGGGTGGGGAAAACTGGAACTTTTGTTTCACTTCATGCGTAATTGGACCTAATAAGGTTCTTGAAGTGCGGCACATGGTTGAATCTGATTGGCTGTATTTAGCTGAGCTTTCAAAATATCCACATTGCAAGAACTTGCTACCCACTCAGATTACAGAGAAAGCATCCGGATGTTTACAGTATGCCAGTGCATCAGCTAAAAGGGCCTTTAATATCACCTTAATGGCACAAAACACTTGA